Proteins from a genomic interval of Chanodichthys erythropterus isolate Z2021 chromosome 8, ASM2448905v1, whole genome shotgun sequence:
- the LOC137025199 gene encoding CD209 antigen-like protein C: MSDGIYEDVIRIESEGMNTDRMEMTVEIYESAECVRDHDFRTETNTPQPLQRTGSDNVKIRSSRAAAVCLVLLCVLLLTAVIVLCVHIHTKSSNYTPETHQLLTNITNLTQERDGLKMKNKNLTNERDQLLNKNMALTNQTDELTKERDQINQERNELWKMLNEMDGWIYYQSNLYFISSEKKNWTESRRYCTERGADLIIINNKEEQEFVRKISGNAGVWIGLTDSDVEDRWKWVDGTNMTSGIWADKEPNGSKKENCAVLYSSGWYDYQCNNIFKWICEKNIFFKNK; this comes from the exons ATGTCTGATGGTATTTATGAAGATGTGATCAGGATTGAGTCTGAGGGAATGAACACAGACAGAATGGAGATGACAGTGGAAATCTATGAGAGTGCAGAATGTGTGAGAGATCATGACTTCAGGACAGAGACAAACACACCCCAACCACTTCAGCGTACAG GAAGTGATAATGTGAAGATCAGAAGCTCCAGAGCAGCTGCAGTGTGTTTGGTGCTGCTGTGTGTTCTTCTGCTGACTGCAGTCATAGTGCTGTGTGTCCACATCCATACAAAGAGCTCAAACTACACACCAGAGACACACCAGCTACTAACTAACATCACCAACCTCACACAAGAGAGAGATGGGCTGAAAATGAAGAACAAAAACCTGACCAATGAGAGAGACCAGCTATTAAACAAGAACATGGCCTTGACGAATCAAACGGATGAATTAACTAAAGAAAGAGACCAGATCAATCAGGAGAGAAATGAACTGTGGAAGATGCTCAATGAAATGG ATGGATGGATTTACTATCAATCCAATCTTTACTTCATTTCCTCTGAGAAGAAGAACTGGACTGAGAGCAGAAGATACTGTACAGAGAGAGGAGCAGATCTGATCATCATAAACAATAAAGAGGAACAA GAGTTTGTTAGAAAGATATCTGGTAACGCTGGAGTCTGGATTGGTCTGACTGACAGTGATGTGGAGGACAGATGGAAATGGGTTGATGGCACCAACATGACCTCTGG GATCTGGGCAGATAAAGAACCAAATGGATCTAAAAAAGAGAACTGTGCTGTGTTATATTCATCAGGGTGGTATGATTatcaatgtaataatatttttaaatggatctgtgagaaaaatattttttttaaaaataaataa